The proteins below are encoded in one region of Helianthus annuus cultivar XRQ/B chromosome 2, HanXRQr2.0-SUNRISE, whole genome shotgun sequence:
- the LOC110912486 gene encoding uncharacterized protein LOC110912486, which translates to MGNCQAIDNASLVIQHPNGKVERLYAAVSAAEVMKLNPGHYVALLLTTTLYSSRPPPSTATTTHAHPLRITRIKLLRPTDNLTVGHIYRLITTQEVMKGLMAKKNGKVSDYMNKPVPVPAGELAGTNVTAAVRSNQSERTHHQMKRSEKDRRTAAAMKPRGWHPSLNSISEASS; encoded by the exons ATGGGAAACTGCCAAGCTATTGATAATGCAAGTCTAGTTATACAACACCCTAACGGAAAAGTTGAGCGGCTCTATGCCGCCGTCTCCGCCGCAGAGGTCATGAAACTCAACCCCGGTCACTACGTCGCTCTTCTTCTTACTACCACCTTATATTCTTCCCGTCCTCCACcgtccaccgccaccaccacccacgCCCACCCTCTTCGGATTACCCGAATCAAGCTTCTCCGGCCCACCGACAATCTCACTGTCGGCCATATTTATCGACTCATCACCACCCAAG AGGTAATGAAAGGATTAATGGCAAAGAAGAACGGAAAAGTGAGCGATTATATGAACAAACCGGTGCCGGTTCCGGCAGGAGAACTCGCCGGAACAAATGTAACGGCAGCTGTAAGATCTAATCAATCCGAAAGAACACACCACCAGATGAAGAGATCGGAGAAAGACCGAAGAACGGCGGCTGCAATGAAGCCGAGAGGATGGCACCCGTCGTTAAACAGTATCTCGGAGGCATCAAGCTAG